From the Cucurbita pepo subsp. pepo cultivar mu-cu-16 chromosome LG05, ASM280686v2, whole genome shotgun sequence genome, one window contains:
- the LOC111794984 gene encoding ACT domain-containing protein ACR8-like, protein MSCDSSVKRIKSCHSLATIHCGKPAASNDLTALELTGTDRVGLLSEVFAVLAELECDVVEAKVWTHNGRIASLIYVKDCNSGSPIKDSQKIDTIVGRLRNVLKGQDDILYAKTSVSMTVTHTERRLHQMMFADRDYERKPVLQHSDDSPVVTVQNWVERGYSVVNVQCKDRMKLLFDVVCTLTDMDYVVFHGTITTAKDRAYLVNGEGREKGTGFV, encoded by the exons ATGAGTTGTGATTCTTCCGTCAAGCGAATTAAAAGCTGCCAC TCACTTGCAACGATTCACTGTGGCAAACCTGCCGCCTCAAATGACTTGACGGCCTTGGAGCTAACCGGGACAGACCGTGTTGGTCTTCTTTCCGAGGTGTTTGCAGTCTTGGCTGAGCTTGAATGTGATGTTGTTGAAGCCAAAGTGTGGACCCACAATGGCCGAATAGCTTCATTAATATATGTCAAGGACTGTAATTCTGGTTCTCCTATCAAGGACTCCCAGAAAATAGACACTATTGTTGGACGTTTGAGGAATGTTCTAAAAGGGCAAGATGACATTCTATATGCCAAGACTTCAGTCTCTATGACAGTCACCCATACTGAAAGAAGGTTGCACCAAATGATGTTTGCTGATCGCGACTATGAAAGGAAGCCTGTCTTACAGCATAGTGATGATTCTCCTGTGGTGACAGTTCAGAATTGGGTGGAAAGAGGTTACTCCGTTGTGAATGTCCAGTGTAAAGATCGAATGAAGCTATTGTTCGATGTCGTTTGCACGTTGACAGACATGGATTATGTAGTTTTTCATGGCACCATCACTACAGCAAAGGATAGAGCATATCTGGTAAAT GGCGAAGGTAGAGAGAAAGGTACCGGATTTGTGTGA
- the LOC111794918 gene encoding protein DETOXIFICATION 56-like, which produces MSVSSSTLESGRLTSATTKWVSQDFTNDIISELKLQRTIALPLIVMNLTWFVKITITTAFLGRLGQLPLAGGTLGFTFANVTGFSVLNGLCGAMEPICGQAFGAKNFKLLHKTLLMSIFLLLLATIPISFLWLNVDSILIRFGQEKDISLAAKSYLLYLLPDLVVTSFLCPLKSYLSSKTETLPIMISSSMALALHVPINIFLAKSKGLIGVSMAIWVTDFVAMISLAVYVLVKETNREGGWFDQTVGDWIRLAKLSGPCCLTTCLEWWCYEILILLTGRLPNAKQAVGTIAIVLNFDYLLFAVMLSLATCTSARVSNELGANRATQARRSAGVSVVASVGFGLVGAATMVAARGEWGKIFSKDEGTLRMVKKMLVLMAAIEVVNYPLAVCGGIVRGIGRPLMGLCANLGGFYGVALPLGLILGFKVGAGLGGLLVGFLVGVFGCLGLLLAFVWRIDWEKEGLKASATASGQATGEVVVGDVDVKM; this is translated from the coding sequence ATGTCTGTGTCTTCTTCAACCTTGGAATCAGGGCGGTTAACCTCTGCAACTACCAAATGGGTTTCCCAAGATTTCACCAACGACATCATTTCCGAGCTGAAATTACAGAGAACCATCGCTCTTCCACTCATCGTTATGAACTTAACGTGGTTCGTAAAGATAACCATAACGACGGCGTTTCTTGGCCGCCTCGGCCAGCTTCCATTAGCCGGCGGAACACTCGGTTTTACCTTCGCTAACGTCACTGGTTTCTCCGTCTTGAACGGCCTCTGCGGCGCCATGGAACCCATTTGCGGCCAAGCTTTCGGTGCCAAGAACTTCAAACTCCTCCATAAGACGCTCCTCATGTCCATTTTTCTCTTACTCCTCGCTACAATTCCAATTTCATTCCTCTGGCTCAACGTCGACTCAATTTTGATCCGTTTCGGTCAAGAGAAGGACATTTCCCTCGCCGCTAAGTCCTACCTCCTCTACCTTCTCCCCGATTTGGTCGTCACTTCGTTCCTCTGTCCATTAAAATCGTATCTCAGTTCGAAAACTGAAACACTCCCGATCATGATAAGCTCGTCCATGGCTCTGGCTCTTCACGTACCCATCAACATTTTTCTGGCCAAATCCAAGGGGTTAATTGGGGTTTCAATGGCGATCTGGGTAACCGATTTCGTCGCAATGATTTCGCTCGCGGTGTACGTTTTGGTGAAAGAGACGAATCGCGAAGGTGGATGGTTCGATCAAACAGTTGGAGATTGGATTCGATTGGCTAAACTGTCAGGACCGTGCTGCTTAACCACCTGCCTCGAATGGTGGTGCTACGAGATTCTGATCCTTCTCACGGGCCGTCTTCCCAACGCCAAACAAGCTGTGGGGACCATAGCCATCGTTTTAAACTTCGACTATTTGCTTTTTGCCGTTATGCTCTCGCTAGCCACATGCACGTCCGCCCGCGTCTCAAACGAGCTGGGCGCCAATCGTGCAACGCAAGCGCGTAGGTCGGCCGGGGTGTCGGTGGTGGCGAGTGTGGGGTTTGGGTTGGTGGGGGCGGCGACGATGGTGGCGGCGAGAGGGGAATGGGGGAAGATTTTCAGTAAGGATGAAGGGACTCTGAGAATGGTGAAGAAGATGCTGGTTTTGATGGCAGCGATTGAGGTAGTGAACTATCCGTTGGCGGTTTGTGGAGGGATTGTGAGGGGGATAGGGAGGCCATTGATGGGACTATGCGCGAATCTTGGAGGATTCTATGGGGTGGCGTTGCCTTTGGGATTGATTTTGGGGTTTAAAGTTGGGGCTGGGCTTGGTGGGTTGTTGGTGGGGTTTTTGGTTGGGGTATTTGGGTGTTTGGGTTTGCTGTTGGCGTTTGTTTGGAGGATTGATTGGGAGAAGGAGGGTTTGAAAGCGAGTGCCACGGCAAGTGGCCAAGCTACTGGGGAGGTTGTTGTGGGTGATGTTGATGTAAAAATGTGA